One Felis catus isolate Fca126 chromosome D3, F.catus_Fca126_mat1.0, whole genome shotgun sequence DNA segment encodes these proteins:
- the TFIP11 gene encoding tuftelin-interacting protein 11 isoform X1, translated as MSLSHLYRDGEGHMDDDEDERENFEITDWDLQNEFNPNRQRHWQTKEEATYGVWAERDSDEERPSFGGKRARDYSAPVNFISAGLKKGAAEEAELEDSDDEEKPVKQDDFPKDFGPKKLKTGGNFKPSQKGFAGGTKSFMDFGSWERHTKGIGQKLLQKMGYVPGRGLGKNAQGIINPIEARQRKGKGAVGAYGSERTTQSLQDFPVVDSEEEAEEEFQKELSQWRKDPSGSKKKPKYSYKTVEELKAKGRISKKLAAPQKELSQVKVIDMTGREQKVYYSYSQISHKHSVPDDGLPPQSQLPPPPPGKEAKAPGFALPELEHNLQLLIDLTEQEIIQSDRQLQYERDMVVNLSHELEKMSEVLEHEERVIANLSKVLEMVEECERRMQPACSDPLTLDECARVFETLQDKYYEEYRMSDRVDLAVAIVYPLVKEYFKEWDPLKDCAYGTEVISRWKSLLENDQLLSHGGQDLSADAFHRLIWEVWMPFVRNIVTQWQPRNCDPMVDFLDSWVHIIPVWILDNILDQLIFPKLQKEVENWNPLTDTVPIHSWVHPWLPLMQARLEPLYSPIRSKLSSALQKWHPSDSSAKLILQPWKDVFTPGSWEAFMVKNIVPKLGMCLGELVINPHQQHMDAFYWVIDWEGMISVSSLVGLLEKHFFPKWLQVLCSWLSNSPNYEEITKWYLGWKSMFSDQVLAHPSVKDKFNEALDIMNRAVSSNVGAYMQPGARENIAYLTHTERRKDFQYEAMQERREAENMAQRGIGVAASSVPMNFKDLIETKAEEHNIVFMPVIGKRHEGKQLYTFGRIVIYIDRGVVFVQGEKTWVPTSLQSLIDMAK; from the exons ATGTCGCTGTCCCACTTGTACCGGGACGGCGAAGGCCACATGGATGATGACGAGGACGAGCGGGAGAACTTTGAGATCACCGACTGGGATCTCCAGAATGAATTCAACCCCAACCGGCAGCGCCACTGGCAGACCAAGGAAGAGGCCACGTACGGAGTGTGGGCAGAGCGAGACTCGGATGAAGAGAGGCCCAGCTTTGGAGGCAAACG GGCCCGAGACTACTCCGCGCCAGTCAACTTCATCAGCGCCGGCCTCAAGAAAGGGGCAGCAGAGGAGGCGGAGCTGGAAGATTCCGACGACGAGGAGAAGCCTGTTAAACAGGATGACTTTCCTAAGGATTTCGGACCCAAGAAGTTAAAGACG gGTGGCAATTTTAAACCCAGCCAGAAAGGCTTTGCAGGAGGAACCAAGTCTTTCATGGATTTTGGCAGCTGGGAAAGACACACCAAGGGAATTGGACAGAAGCTTCTGCAGAAGATGGGCTATGTCCCTGGAAGGGGGCTTGGGAAGAATGCACAAG GTATCATTAATCCAATcgaagccagacagagaaagggcaAAGGTGCCGTGGGCGCTTACGGCTCTGAGCGTACCACTCAGTCCCTGCAAGACTTCCCCGTGGTTGACTCAGAAGAAGAAGCGGAAGAG GAGTTTCAGAAGGAGCTGAGCCAGTGGAGGAAAGACCCCAGCGGAAGCAAGAAGAAGCCCAAATACTCTTACAAGACAGTGGAGGAGCTGAAAGCCAAGGGCAGGATCAGCAAGAAGCTCGCTGCCCCCCAGAAGGAGCTTTCTCAGGTCAAG GTCATCGACATGACTGGCCGGGAGCAGAAGGTCTACTACAGCTACAGCCAGATCAGCCACAAGCACAGCGTCCCCGACGACGGGCTGCCGCCGCAGTCccagctgccgccgccgccgcccggcaaAGAGGCCAAGGCGCCGGGCTTCGCGCTGCCCGAGCTGGAGCACAACCTGCAGCTGCTCATCGACCTTACGGAGCAGGAGATCATCCAGAGTGACCGGCAGCTGCAGTACGAGCGCGACATGGTGGTCAACCTGTCGCATGAGCTGGAGAAGATGTCGGAGGTCCTGGAGCACGAGGAGCGGGTCATCGCCAACCTCAGCAAGGTCCTGGAGATGGTGGAGGAGTGCGAGCGGCGCATGCAGCCCGCCTGCAGTGACCCCCTCACCCTGGACGAGTGCGCCCGCGTCTTCGAGACCCTGCAGGACAAGTACTACGAGGAGTACCGGATGTCCGACCGCGTGGACCTGGCTGTGGCCATCGTCTACCCGCTCGTGAAGGAGTACTTTAAGGAGTGGGACCCGCTCAAG GACTGCGCGTACGGCACGGAGGTCATCTCCAGGTGGAAGAGCCTCCTTGAGAACGACCAGCTCTTATCTCACGGTGGGCAGGACCTCTCGGCGGACGCCTTTCACAG GCTGATATGGGAAGTCTGGATGCCATTTGTTCGAAATATCGTCACTCAATGGCAGCCGAGGAACTGTGACCCGATGGTGGACTTCTTGGACAGCTGGGTGCACATTATTCCCGTGTGGATCTTGGATAACATACTGGACCAGCTCATCTTCCCCAAGCTGCAGAAGGAG GTGGAAAACTGGAACCCGCTGACAGACACTGTGCCCATCCACTCGTGGGTCCACCCGTGGCTGCCCCTCATGCAGGCGCGCCTGGAGCCGCTCTACTCCCCCATCCGCAGCAAGCTGTCCAGCGCCCTGCAGAAGTGGCACCCCAGCGACTCCTCGGCCAAGCTCATCCTCCAGCCCTGGAAAGACGTCTTCACCCCCGGCTCCTGGGAGGCATTCATGGTCAAGAACATAGTGCCCAAGCTGG GGATGTGTCTTGGGGAATTAGTCATTAACCCTCACCAGCAGCACATGGATGCTTTTTACTGGGTCATCGACTGGGAAGGAATGATCTCTGTCTCCAGCCTGGTGGGGCTTCTCGAAAAGCACTTCTTCCCCAAGTGGCTTCAG GTGCTGTGCTCTTGGCTTAGTAACAGCCCAAATTATGAGGAGATCACCAAGTGGTACCTGGGTTGGAAGTCCATGTTCTCAGATCAAGTGCTGGCACACCCATCCGTCAAGGACAAATTCAACGAAGCGCTCGATATCATGAACAGGGCGGTGTCCTCCAACGTCG GTGCCTACATGCAGCCCGGGGCACGGGAGAACATTGCCTACCTCACCCACACGGAGCGGAGGAAGGACTTCCAGTACGAGGCCATGCAGGAGCGACGGGAGGCTGAGAACATGGCCCAGAGGGGCATCGGCGTGGCCGCCAGCTCCGTGCCCATGAACTTCAAGGACCTCATTGAGACCAAGGCCGAGGAGCACAACATCGTCTTCATGCCGGTCATCGGGAAGCGACACGAAGGGAAGCAGCTCTATACGTTTGGCCGCATCGTCATCTACATCGACCGCGGGGTGGTGTTCGTCCAGGGCGAGAAGACCTGGGTGCCCACCTCCCTGCAGAGCCTGATTGACATGGCCAAGTAG
- the TFIP11 gene encoding tuftelin-interacting protein 11 isoform X2 translates to MSLSHLYRDGEGHMDDDEDERENFEITDWDLQNEFNPNRQRHWQTKEEATYGVWAERDSDEERPSFGGKRARDYSAPVNFISAGLKKGAAEEAELEDSDDEEKPVKQDDFPKDFGPKKLKTGGNFKPSQKGFAGGTKSFMDFGSWERHTKGIGQKLLQKMGYVPGRGLGKNAQGIINPIEARQRKGKGAVGAYGSERTTQSLQDFPVVDSEEEAEEEFQKELSQWRKDPSGSKKKPKYSYKTVEELKAKGRISKKLAAPQKELSQVIDMTGREQKVYYSYSQISHKHSVPDDGLPPQSQLPPPPPGKEAKAPGFALPELEHNLQLLIDLTEQEIIQSDRQLQYERDMVVNLSHELEKMSEVLEHEERVIANLSKVLEMVEECERRMQPACSDPLTLDECARVFETLQDKYYEEYRMSDRVDLAVAIVYPLVKEYFKEWDPLKDCAYGTEVISRWKSLLENDQLLSHGGQDLSADAFHRLIWEVWMPFVRNIVTQWQPRNCDPMVDFLDSWVHIIPVWILDNILDQLIFPKLQKEVENWNPLTDTVPIHSWVHPWLPLMQARLEPLYSPIRSKLSSALQKWHPSDSSAKLILQPWKDVFTPGSWEAFMVKNIVPKLGMCLGELVINPHQQHMDAFYWVIDWEGMISVSSLVGLLEKHFFPKWLQVLCSWLSNSPNYEEITKWYLGWKSMFSDQVLAHPSVKDKFNEALDIMNRAVSSNVGAYMQPGARENIAYLTHTERRKDFQYEAMQERREAENMAQRGIGVAASSVPMNFKDLIETKAEEHNIVFMPVIGKRHEGKQLYTFGRIVIYIDRGVVFVQGEKTWVPTSLQSLIDMAK, encoded by the exons ATGTCGCTGTCCCACTTGTACCGGGACGGCGAAGGCCACATGGATGATGACGAGGACGAGCGGGAGAACTTTGAGATCACCGACTGGGATCTCCAGAATGAATTCAACCCCAACCGGCAGCGCCACTGGCAGACCAAGGAAGAGGCCACGTACGGAGTGTGGGCAGAGCGAGACTCGGATGAAGAGAGGCCCAGCTTTGGAGGCAAACG GGCCCGAGACTACTCCGCGCCAGTCAACTTCATCAGCGCCGGCCTCAAGAAAGGGGCAGCAGAGGAGGCGGAGCTGGAAGATTCCGACGACGAGGAGAAGCCTGTTAAACAGGATGACTTTCCTAAGGATTTCGGACCCAAGAAGTTAAAGACG gGTGGCAATTTTAAACCCAGCCAGAAAGGCTTTGCAGGAGGAACCAAGTCTTTCATGGATTTTGGCAGCTGGGAAAGACACACCAAGGGAATTGGACAGAAGCTTCTGCAGAAGATGGGCTATGTCCCTGGAAGGGGGCTTGGGAAGAATGCACAAG GTATCATTAATCCAATcgaagccagacagagaaagggcaAAGGTGCCGTGGGCGCTTACGGCTCTGAGCGTACCACTCAGTCCCTGCAAGACTTCCCCGTGGTTGACTCAGAAGAAGAAGCGGAAGAG GAGTTTCAGAAGGAGCTGAGCCAGTGGAGGAAAGACCCCAGCGGAAGCAAGAAGAAGCCCAAATACTCTTACAAGACAGTGGAGGAGCTGAAAGCCAAGGGCAGGATCAGCAAGAAGCTCGCTGCCCCCCAGAAGGAGCTTTCTCAG GTCATCGACATGACTGGCCGGGAGCAGAAGGTCTACTACAGCTACAGCCAGATCAGCCACAAGCACAGCGTCCCCGACGACGGGCTGCCGCCGCAGTCccagctgccgccgccgccgcccggcaaAGAGGCCAAGGCGCCGGGCTTCGCGCTGCCCGAGCTGGAGCACAACCTGCAGCTGCTCATCGACCTTACGGAGCAGGAGATCATCCAGAGTGACCGGCAGCTGCAGTACGAGCGCGACATGGTGGTCAACCTGTCGCATGAGCTGGAGAAGATGTCGGAGGTCCTGGAGCACGAGGAGCGGGTCATCGCCAACCTCAGCAAGGTCCTGGAGATGGTGGAGGAGTGCGAGCGGCGCATGCAGCCCGCCTGCAGTGACCCCCTCACCCTGGACGAGTGCGCCCGCGTCTTCGAGACCCTGCAGGACAAGTACTACGAGGAGTACCGGATGTCCGACCGCGTGGACCTGGCTGTGGCCATCGTCTACCCGCTCGTGAAGGAGTACTTTAAGGAGTGGGACCCGCTCAAG GACTGCGCGTACGGCACGGAGGTCATCTCCAGGTGGAAGAGCCTCCTTGAGAACGACCAGCTCTTATCTCACGGTGGGCAGGACCTCTCGGCGGACGCCTTTCACAG GCTGATATGGGAAGTCTGGATGCCATTTGTTCGAAATATCGTCACTCAATGGCAGCCGAGGAACTGTGACCCGATGGTGGACTTCTTGGACAGCTGGGTGCACATTATTCCCGTGTGGATCTTGGATAACATACTGGACCAGCTCATCTTCCCCAAGCTGCAGAAGGAG GTGGAAAACTGGAACCCGCTGACAGACACTGTGCCCATCCACTCGTGGGTCCACCCGTGGCTGCCCCTCATGCAGGCGCGCCTGGAGCCGCTCTACTCCCCCATCCGCAGCAAGCTGTCCAGCGCCCTGCAGAAGTGGCACCCCAGCGACTCCTCGGCCAAGCTCATCCTCCAGCCCTGGAAAGACGTCTTCACCCCCGGCTCCTGGGAGGCATTCATGGTCAAGAACATAGTGCCCAAGCTGG GGATGTGTCTTGGGGAATTAGTCATTAACCCTCACCAGCAGCACATGGATGCTTTTTACTGGGTCATCGACTGGGAAGGAATGATCTCTGTCTCCAGCCTGGTGGGGCTTCTCGAAAAGCACTTCTTCCCCAAGTGGCTTCAG GTGCTGTGCTCTTGGCTTAGTAACAGCCCAAATTATGAGGAGATCACCAAGTGGTACCTGGGTTGGAAGTCCATGTTCTCAGATCAAGTGCTGGCACACCCATCCGTCAAGGACAAATTCAACGAAGCGCTCGATATCATGAACAGGGCGGTGTCCTCCAACGTCG GTGCCTACATGCAGCCCGGGGCACGGGAGAACATTGCCTACCTCACCCACACGGAGCGGAGGAAGGACTTCCAGTACGAGGCCATGCAGGAGCGACGGGAGGCTGAGAACATGGCCCAGAGGGGCATCGGCGTGGCCGCCAGCTCCGTGCCCATGAACTTCAAGGACCTCATTGAGACCAAGGCCGAGGAGCACAACATCGTCTTCATGCCGGTCATCGGGAAGCGACACGAAGGGAAGCAGCTCTATACGTTTGGCCGCATCGTCATCTACATCGACCGCGGGGTGGTGTTCGTCCAGGGCGAGAAGACCTGGGTGCCCACCTCCCTGCAGAGCCTGATTGACATGGCCAAGTAG